A single region of the Streptomyces sp. NBC_00236 genome encodes:
- a CDS encoding ATP-dependent helicase, with protein MSSSSTTRNSPHRQGGQGVPPRPAGRRGRATGAYRLVRTLPGSVDPPLLDAAQRAVVDHAGGPLLVLAGPGTGKTTTLVEAVAARVARGADPARMLILTFSRKAAVELRDRMAARLGAVRGPQATTFHSFCYALVRAHQDADLFADPLRLLSGPEQDVTVRDLLAGQLDLEKEGHDHIRWPDELRACLTTRGFADEVRAVLARSRELGLGPDALADFARRTGRPDWGAAAAFLAEYLDVLDAQGVLDYAELVHRAVLLAERPEVAGPLAGSYDTVFVDEYQDTDPAQVRLLHALAGNRGSAPGGGGGRNLIAFGDPDQSIYAFRGADVNGILDFPDVFRRADGDPAPVGVLTTSRRSGERLLAATRLLTRRMPLTRLPSAKVRAHRELGAVREGGGVETYTYPTASTELDNIADLLRRAHLEDGVPWHEMAVLVRAGGRTIPAVRRALTSAGVPLEVDGDDLPLRHEPAVAPLLTALRTVAMAALRRGADAGTAEPETPDPADAVAESVAPAPADAVAEPETRAPADAVAESVTPAPADAGASAEGAAEPEAPAPADAVAEPQALASAPAPASAPAPWLDTETALTLLASPLGSMDAADLRRLGRALRDEERAAGNRVPAPSGELLARALAEPERLVTHDPAYARGAQRLGALLRTARELLEAGGTAEEALWALWSGTPWPSRLERAALRGGAGGRNADRDLDAVCALFDTAARAEERTGGRGALNFLEEVDAQDIAADTLSRRSVRPDAVRLMTAHRSKGLEWRLVVVAGVQEGLWPDLRRRGSLLEADRIGRDGLAEPLTPGALLAEERRLFYVAATRARERLIVTAVKAPADDGDQPSRFLTELGVEPRDVTGRPRRPLAVAALVAELRATTVDPGASDALREEAAHRLARLAALSDDEGQPLVPSAHPYRWWGLDEPTRSAVPLRDRDQPVALSGSALDQLANTCALQWFLGREVKADAPATAAQGFGNVVHVLADEVASGRTPADLAVLMERLDSVWDGLVFDAPWKSQQEKQQARVALERFLRWHVMDRTGRTPAASEHDFDVTLEAGEYEVRIRGSMDRVERDADGRAYVVDFKTGKQSPTKDEVARHPQLAVYQLAVRAGAVDEVFDGTRPESGGAELVQLRQPAPKKEGGDAVPKVQAQEPPETEWVSDLLATAAGRVLDERFTPSTGQHCSHCAFKASCSAQPEGRHVLE; from the coding sequence GTGAGCTCCTCCTCCACCACCCGGAACAGTCCGCACCGTCAGGGCGGGCAGGGGGTCCCCCCACGCCCTGCGGGGCGCAGGGGAAGAGCCACGGGCGCGTACCGGCTGGTGCGTACCCTGCCGGGCTCCGTGGATCCCCCTCTCCTTGACGCGGCGCAGCGGGCGGTGGTTGACCACGCCGGCGGCCCGCTGCTCGTTCTCGCAGGGCCCGGGACCGGCAAGACCACCACGCTCGTCGAAGCCGTCGCCGCCCGTGTCGCCCGGGGCGCGGACCCGGCCCGGATGCTGATCCTCACCTTCAGCCGCAAGGCCGCCGTCGAGCTGCGCGACCGGATGGCCGCCAGGCTCGGCGCCGTCCGCGGGCCGCAGGCCACCACCTTCCACTCCTTCTGTTACGCCTTGGTGCGCGCCCATCAGGACGCCGATCTGTTCGCGGACCCGCTGCGGCTGCTCTCCGGACCGGAACAGGACGTCACCGTCCGCGATCTGCTGGCGGGCCAGCTCGACCTGGAGAAGGAGGGCCACGACCACATCCGCTGGCCCGACGAACTGCGGGCCTGTCTGACCACGCGCGGCTTCGCCGACGAGGTGCGTGCCGTGCTCGCCCGCAGCCGTGAGCTGGGTCTCGGCCCGGACGCCCTCGCCGACTTCGCCCGGCGCACCGGTCGGCCCGACTGGGGTGCGGCCGCGGCGTTCCTCGCCGAGTACCTGGACGTGCTGGACGCCCAGGGGGTGCTCGACTACGCGGAGCTCGTCCACCGTGCCGTGCTGCTCGCGGAGCGCCCCGAGGTGGCGGGGCCGCTGGCCGGCAGTTACGACACCGTGTTCGTCGACGAGTACCAGGACACGGATCCGGCGCAGGTGCGGCTGCTGCATGCGCTGGCCGGGAACCGGGGGAGCGCTCCGGGCGGCGGCGGGGGGCGGAACCTGATCGCGTTCGGCGACCCGGACCAGTCGATCTACGCCTTCCGCGGCGCCGACGTGAACGGCATCCTCGACTTCCCGGACGTGTTCCGGCGCGCGGACGGCGACCCGGCCCCGGTCGGCGTCCTCACCACGTCGCGCCGCTCCGGCGAACGGCTCCTCGCCGCGACCCGTCTGCTCACCCGCCGGATGCCGCTCACCCGGCTGCCGTCGGCGAAGGTGCGGGCCCACCGGGAGCTCGGCGCGGTCCGCGAGGGCGGCGGCGTCGAGACGTACACCTACCCGACCGCATCCACCGAGCTCGACAACATCGCGGACCTGCTGCGCCGGGCGCATCTGGAGGACGGGGTGCCGTGGCACGAGATGGCGGTCCTGGTCAGGGCGGGCGGGCGCACCATTCCCGCCGTGCGCCGGGCCCTGACCTCGGCGGGCGTCCCGCTGGAGGTCGACGGCGACGACCTGCCCCTGCGCCACGAACCGGCGGTGGCCCCGCTGCTGACGGCCCTGCGCACGGTGGCCATGGCGGCGCTGCGCCGGGGCGCGGATGCGGGCACGGCGGAACCGGAGACCCCGGACCCGGCGGACGCGGTGGCGGAGTCCGTGGCCCCGGCCCCGGCGGACGCGGTGGCGGAACCGGAGACCCGGGCTCCGGCGGACGCGGTGGCGGAATCCGTGACCCCGGCCCCGGCGGACGCGGGCGCTTCGGCCGAGGGCGCGGCGGAACCGGAGGCCCCGGCCCCGGCGGACGCGGTGGCGGAACCCCAGGCCCTGGCCTCCGCCCCCGCCCCCGCCTCCGCCCCAGCCCCCTGGCTCGACACCGAGACGGCGCTCACCCTCCTCGCCTCGCCCCTCGGCTCCATGGACGCGGCCGACCTGCGCCGGCTCGGCCGGGCCCTGCGCGACGAGGAGCGCGCCGCGGGCAACCGCGTGCCCGCGCCCTCCGGCGAACTCCTCGCCCGCGCGCTCGCCGAACCGGAACGGCTCGTGACGCACGACCCGGCGTACGCCCGCGGTGCCCAGCGCCTCGGGGCGCTGCTGCGCACGGCGCGCGAGCTCCTCGAAGCCGGCGGCACCGCCGAGGAGGCCCTGTGGGCGCTGTGGTCCGGCACCCCCTGGCCGTCCAGGCTGGAGCGCGCCGCGCTGCGCGGCGGCGCGGGCGGCCGTAACGCCGACCGCGACCTGGACGCCGTCTGCGCCCTCTTCGACACCGCGGCCCGCGCGGAGGAGCGCACCGGGGGCCGGGGCGCGCTCAACTTCCTGGAGGAGGTCGACGCCCAGGACATCGCCGCCGACACCCTCTCCCGGCGCTCCGTGCGGCCCGACGCCGTACGGCTGATGACCGCGCACCGGTCCAAGGGCCTGGAGTGGCGCCTGGTCGTCGTCGCCGGAGTGCAGGAGGGCCTCTGGCCCGACCTGCGGCGCCGAGGCTCGCTGCTCGAAGCGGACCGGATCGGCCGTGACGGCCTCGCCGAACCCCTTACCCCCGGCGCTCTGCTCGCCGAGGAGCGCCGGCTCTTCTACGTGGCGGCGACCCGCGCCCGCGAACGCCTGATCGTCACGGCGGTCAAGGCGCCCGCCGACGACGGCGACCAGCCGTCCCGTTTCCTCACCGAACTCGGCGTCGAACCCCGCGACGTCACCGGCCGTCCACGCCGGCCCCTCGCCGTCGCCGCCCTCGTCGCCGAGCTGCGCGCCACCACCGTCGACCCCGGTGCCTCCGACGCGCTGCGCGAGGAGGCCGCTCACCGCCTCGCCCGTCTCGCGGCCCTGAGCGACGACGAGGGGCAGCCGCTCGTACCGTCGGCCCACCCCTACCGGTGGTGGGGCCTTGACGAGCCGACCCGCTCGGCCGTCCCGCTGCGCGACCGGGACCAGCCCGTCGCCCTGTCCGGCAGCGCGCTCGACCAGCTCGCCAACACCTGCGCGCTCCAGTGGTTCCTGGGCCGTGAGGTGAAGGCCGACGCCCCGGCGACCGCGGCGCAGGGCTTCGGCAACGTCGTCCACGTCCTGGCCGACGAGGTGGCCTCCGGGCGGACGCCCGCCGATCTGGCCGTCCTCATGGAGCGGCTCGACTCGGTCTGGGACGGGCTGGTCTTCGACGCGCCCTGGAAGTCGCAGCAGGAGAAGCAGCAGGCCCGCGTCGCCCTCGAACGCTTCCTGCGCTGGCACGTCATGGACCGCACCGGCCGCACGCCGGCCGCCAGCGAGCACGACTTCGACGTGACGCTGGAGGCGGGGGAGTACGAGGTGCGCATCCGGGGCTCCATGGACCGCGTCGAACGCGACGCCGACGGACGGGCCTACGTCGTCGACTTCAAGACCGGCAAGCAGTCCCCGACGAAGGACGAGGTGGCCCGCCACCCGCAGCTCGCCGTGTACCAGCTGGCGGTCCGGGCGGGCGCGGTCGACGAGGTCTTCGACGGCACGCGCCCCGAATCCGGCGGCGCCGAACTCGTACAGCTGCGCCAGCCCGCCCCCAAGAAGGAGGGCGGCGACGCCGTCCCCAAGGTGCAGGCCCAGGAGCCGCCCGAGACCGAGTGGGTCTCCGATCTCCTGGCGACCGCCGCCGGCCGGGTCCTGGACGAACGGTTCACCCCGTCGACCGGACAGCACTGCTCCCACTGTGCCTTCAAGGCCTCGTGCAGTGCGCAGCCGGAGGGCCGGCACGTCCTGGAGTGA
- a CDS encoding lysylphosphatidylglycerol synthase domain-containing protein has translation MQPPKAADASDAEPRPEESGQEPETGPRTPSEHLAGSTLSTSDAALSDRVSGDEPLLPARVHRPSDLLRLLIGVLAIVVLFAVAAFAHGTTAGLEEDINKGTGQAPDLLIKIAGLVSSIAVLLVPVAFAIERLIKRDGLRIADGVLAAVLAHGVTLATDLWVSNSAPGTIQDALTQPQPGQALTDPVHGYLAPVIAYMTAVGMARRPRWRVVLWVVLLLDAFTMLVGGYTTPLSIILTVLIGWTVAYGTLYAVGSPNVRPTGQHLMAGLRHVGFRPVTAMRAEDAPDSGDQSDRGRRYVVSLEDGAPLDVTVVDREQQAQGFFYRVWRRLTLRGITQRRSIQSLRQALEQEALLAYAAIAAGANAPKLIATSELGPDAVMLVYEHIGGRSLDALEDSEITDDLVRGAWRQVQALQSRRIAHRRLTGDAILVDRSGKVFVTDLRGGEIAAGDLVLRMDVAQLLTTTGLRVGPERAVAAALAVLGPDAVADCLPLLQPIALSRSTRAHLRRLARERSQREREAVLEASDAAKRARSQDAEPAEDAGRKSDRKSQRTEKQAEKRARDDAMDVAREEDLLSRIRQEVLLIRPQAPVEPVRLERIKPRTLFSFIAGAIAAYFLISQVTEADFGAVVEQAEWGWVAAALGFSALSYIAAAMSLLGFVPERVPFGRTVLAQVAGSFVKIVAPAAVGGVALNTRFLQRAGVRPGLAVASVGASQLFGLGCHILLLAAFGYLTGTEKTPSSLTPSRTVIAGLLTVAVLVLVVTAIPFMRKFVVTRVRSLFAGVVPRMLDVVQRPQKLLTGIGGMLLLTGVFVMCLDASVRAFSGPDTPHLSYASIAVVFLAGNALGSAAPTPGGMGAVEGALTLGLIAVGLPKEVAAPAVLLYRLLTLWLPVLPGWLAFNHLTRKGEL, from the coding sequence GTGCAGCCACCGAAGGCGGCCGACGCCTCTGATGCCGAGCCGCGCCCCGAGGAGAGCGGACAGGAGCCCGAGACCGGCCCGCGGACACCCTCGGAGCACCTGGCCGGCTCGACCCTCTCGACCTCCGATGCGGCTCTGTCCGACCGTGTCTCGGGTGACGAACCCCTGCTCCCCGCCCGGGTGCACCGCCCCTCCGATCTGCTGCGGCTCCTCATCGGAGTCCTCGCGATCGTCGTGCTGTTCGCCGTCGCCGCGTTCGCCCACGGCACGACGGCCGGCCTTGAGGAGGACATCAACAAGGGCACCGGGCAGGCACCCGATCTGCTCATCAAGATCGCCGGTCTCGTCTCCAGCATCGCCGTGCTGCTCGTCCCCGTGGCCTTCGCCATCGAGCGGCTGATCAAGCGCGACGGGCTGCGGATCGCGGACGGCGTGCTGGCCGCCGTGCTCGCGCACGGGGTGACGCTCGCCACGGATCTGTGGGTGTCCAACTCCGCACCCGGCACCATTCAGGACGCCCTGACCCAGCCGCAGCCCGGTCAGGCGCTCACCGACCCCGTACACGGCTACCTCGCTCCCGTGATCGCCTATATGACGGCGGTCGGCATGGCGAGACGGCCGCGGTGGCGGGTCGTGCTGTGGGTGGTGCTGCTGCTCGACGCCTTCACCATGCTGGTGGGCGGGTACACGACCCCGCTCTCGATCATCCTCACGGTACTGATCGGCTGGACGGTCGCGTACGGCACGCTGTACGCGGTCGGCTCTCCGAACGTCCGGCCGACCGGCCAGCACCTGATGGCCGGCCTGCGCCACGTCGGCTTCCGGCCGGTCACCGCGATGCGGGCCGAGGACGCGCCCGACTCGGGCGACCAGAGCGACCGCGGGCGCCGCTACGTGGTCTCCCTGGAGGACGGGGCGCCGCTCGATGTGACGGTCGTGGACCGCGAACAGCAGGCGCAGGGCTTCTTCTACCGGGTGTGGCGCAGGCTCACCCTGCGCGGCATCACCCAGCGGCGTTCCATCCAGTCGCTGCGCCAGGCCCTGGAGCAGGAGGCGCTGCTCGCGTACGCGGCGATCGCCGCCGGTGCCAACGCCCCGAAACTGATCGCCACGTCCGAGCTCGGTCCGGACGCCGTGATGCTCGTGTACGAGCACATCGGCGGGCGCTCCCTGGACGCGCTGGAGGACTCCGAGATCACCGATGACCTGGTGCGCGGCGCCTGGCGTCAGGTGCAGGCGCTCCAGTCGCGGCGGATCGCGCACCGCAGGCTCACCGGTGACGCCATCCTGGTGGATCGTTCCGGCAAGGTGTTCGTCACGGATCTGCGCGGCGGCGAGATCGCGGCCGGTGATCTGGTGCTGCGGATGGACGTCGCCCAGCTGCTCACCACCACGGGCCTGCGCGTGGGTCCCGAGCGGGCGGTCGCGGCCGCACTGGCGGTGCTGGGGCCGGACGCCGTCGCGGACTGTCTGCCGCTGCTCCAGCCGATCGCGCTCAGCCGCTCCACCCGCGCCCATCTGCGCCGGCTGGCCCGGGAGCGTTCGCAGCGCGAGCGCGAGGCCGTGCTGGAGGCGTCGGACGCGGCGAAGCGGGCCCGGTCGCAGGATGCGGAGCCTGCCGAGGACGCCGGGCGCAAGAGCGACCGCAAGTCGCAGCGCACCGAGAAGCAGGCCGAGAAGCGGGCCAGGGACGACGCCATGGACGTGGCCCGCGAGGAGGACCTGCTCTCCCGGATCCGCCAGGAGGTGCTGCTGATCCGGCCGCAGGCGCCGGTCGAGCCGGTCCGTCTGGAGCGCATCAAGCCGCGCACCCTGTTCAGCTTCATCGCCGGTGCCATCGCCGCGTACTTCCTGATCTCGCAGGTCACCGAGGCCGACTTCGGTGCGGTGGTCGAGCAGGCGGAATGGGGCTGGGTGGCGGCGGCGCTCGGCTTCTCGGCGCTCAGTTACATCGCGGCGGCGATGAGCCTGCTGGGCTTCGTGCCGGAGCGGGTGCCGTTCGGCAGGACGGTGCTGGCGCAGGTCGCCGGCTCGTTCGTGAAGATCGTGGCCCCGGCCGCGGTGGGCGGGGTCGCGCTGAACACCCGGTTCCTCCAGCGGGCCGGTGTGCGTCCGGGGCTGGCGGTCGCGAGCGTCGGCGCCTCCCAGCTGTTCGGGCTGGGATGCCACATCCTGCTGCTGGCCGCGTTCGGCTATCTGACGGGTACGGAGAAGACGCCGTCCTCGCTCACCCCGTCCAGGACCGTGATCGCGGGGCTGCTGACGGTCGCCGTGCTGGTTCTGGTGGTGACGGCCATCCCGTTCATGCGCAAGTTCGTCGTGACACGGGTGCGGTCGCTGTTCGCCGGGGTCGTACCGCGCATGCTCGACGTCGTGCAGCGGCCGCAGAAGCTGCTCACCGGCATCGGCGGGATGCTGCTGCTGACCGGCGTGTTCGTGATGTGTCTGGACGCGTCGGTCCGGGCGTTCAGCGGTCCGGACACACCGCACCTGAGCTACGCGAGCATCGCGGTGGTCTTCCTCGCCGGCAACGCACTGGGCTCGGCGGCGCCGACCCCGGGCGGCATGGGCGCGGTCGAGGGCGCGCTGACCCTCGGCCTGATCGCGGTCGGCCTGCCGAAGGAGGTCGCGGCGCCGGCCGTGCTCCTGTACCGGCTGCTGACGCTGTGGCTGCCGGTGCTTCCCGGCTGGCTCGCCTTCAACCATCTGACGCGCAAGGGCGAGCTCTAG
- a CDS encoding SAM-dependent methyltransferase translates to MSADAPAPDAAELRARIDTTKAHPARVYDVFLGGKDNYPADREAAAMALAANPRGYLTVRHNRDFMRRAVTLAAQDGIRQFLDVGTGLPTQQNVHQIAQAIAPDARVVYADNDPVVLVHAQALLTSGPEGHTDYVEADLRDPDRILEAARRTLDLDRPVALVLAAVLHFIEDEAAYPIVRQLLDALAPGSYLVLSNVSSDLNPEQVGQITKSFKERGFAMVRRSHAQVERFVTDNGLEMLEPGVVPVHRWRPEKVVDLPESRDPDPEFVAGLDPLDRTRYQGINDVTDADVSVYGVMARKR, encoded by the coding sequence ATGAGCGCCGACGCACCCGCCCCTGACGCCGCAGAGCTCCGGGCACGCATCGACACGACGAAGGCGCACCCGGCACGGGTCTATGACGTGTTCCTCGGCGGCAAGGACAACTACCCGGCCGACCGCGAGGCCGCGGCCATGGCCCTGGCCGCCAATCCCCGCGGGTACCTCACCGTGCGGCACAACCGGGACTTCATGCGGCGAGCCGTCACGCTCGCCGCGCAGGACGGCATCCGGCAGTTCCTGGACGTCGGGACCGGGCTGCCGACCCAGCAGAACGTGCACCAGATCGCCCAGGCGATCGCCCCCGACGCGCGCGTGGTGTACGCCGACAACGACCCCGTCGTTCTCGTCCACGCCCAGGCCCTGCTCACCAGCGGGCCCGAGGGCCACACCGACTACGTCGAGGCGGATCTGCGCGACCCCGACAGGATCCTCGAAGCGGCCCGCCGCACCCTCGACCTCGACCGGCCCGTCGCCCTCGTCCTCGCCGCCGTCCTCCACTTCATCGAGGACGAGGCGGCCTACCCGATCGTCAGACAGCTCCTCGACGCCCTGGCTCCCGGCAGCTATCTCGTCCTGAGCAATGTCAGCTCGGACCTCAACCCCGAGCAGGTCGGGCAGATCACGAAGTCGTTCAAGGAGCGCGGGTTCGCGATGGTCCGCCGCTCGCACGCGCAGGTCGAGCGGTTCGTGACGGACAACGGACTGGAGATGCTCGAACCCGGTGTTGTCCCGGTGCACCGCTGGCGGCCCGAGAAGGTCGTCGACCTGCCCGAGTCCCGGGACCCGGATCCTGAGTTCGTGGCGGGTCTGGACCCGCTGGACCGGACGCGCTACCAGGGCATCAACGACGTCACCGACGCCGACGTCAGTGTGTACGGGGTGATGGCCCGCAAGCGCTGA
- a CDS encoding MGMT family protein, producing the protein MSEHPTSDALPEYAERVLDVAELIPPGRVMTYGDVAEWLGDGGPRQVGRVMALYGSAVPWWRVVRADGALLPGHELRALDHYREENTPLREAARSAEGHVPRLDMRRARWDGGAGAEGDGGGETRGDGGGGGAHT; encoded by the coding sequence ATGAGCGAACACCCGACGAGCGACGCGTTGCCGGAGTACGCGGAGCGCGTGCTCGACGTCGCCGAACTGATCCCGCCCGGCCGTGTCATGACCTACGGCGACGTCGCGGAGTGGCTGGGGGACGGCGGACCTCGCCAGGTCGGCCGGGTCATGGCGCTGTACGGGTCCGCGGTGCCGTGGTGGCGTGTGGTGCGCGCCGACGGGGCGCTGCTGCCCGGCCACGAGCTGCGTGCGCTGGATCACTACCGCGAGGAGAACACCCCGCTGCGCGAGGCCGCGCGGTCCGCGGAGGGGCATGTCCCGCGCCTGGACATGCGGCGCGCACGGTGGGACGGCGGTGCGGGGGCGGAGGGCGACGGCGGCGGGGAAACGCGGGGCGACGGCGGCGGCGGGGGAGCTCACACCTGA